The segment CGCCGCGCTTGACGACCGGTTCGCTAGTTTCGGTACCGTAACTCTCGAACTCGACCTCGAAGGATTCGACGGGTCGCGATTGAGTCACCTTCTTGAGATCGGCCAGACAATCGCGCATCCGGAGGTAGCGTTTCGGGAATGTGACGTCCTCTTCGGCCCCTCGAACGGGTTTCGCAAGCGACCAGATCGAGACGTCTAGAAACCGATCGAGGAGGAACGCGAGCTCGGGGTTCGTGATCCGGAACCCCTGCTCTTGGGTCGCCATGCTGGTCGTGGAGGTGTCCGTCCAGAAGAACGCCTCCCGCCGGTCGCTCGTGACGACCATCGATTCGTTGCTCTTGATGCCCCGAACCCGGTCGACGTCGTCAACGATCCGCGTCGGCAACTCGACAGTGTCCCCGTTGATGTGTTCATCGTCGAGGTTCGAGACGACGAGCTGGGTACGGACGTCCGTACACGCGGCCAGGTCCTCGCGGAACGTCTCGATCTCCCCGAGTGGCGCCAGCATGAAGACGCTCTCGTTCGCCTCCGTGATCACGTTGCGAACGTGCTTCTTGATCGACGCCCGGCTCTTGAACAGATTGACCCCACCGTGGATCCCCTCGATGGTCTGGTAAAGTTCCTTCAGTTCGTCTTCGGCGTCTCTGAGCCGGTTGACCAGCGGATCGATCGTCTCGGTCGGATCGATCGCATAGGCCTGCTGGGGATAGTCGTCGATGATCTCGACGAACCCCTCGTCGCGGAGATCATCGACGACGTTGTAAACTCGCTGTTTCGGGACGTCACAGTTCTGCGCGATCTCCGTCATCGTCTGTTTCCCGTATCTGATCAGCGTGAGATAGACCTCCGCTTCGGAATGGGACATTCCGACGTTTTCCTCCAGAGTCGCCCGGAGATCGGTCCGTCCGAGCGAGGGGCGCGATCCGCTCATGATTACTGTTTCATCGCCCCCATTGTGAGACCGCTGACGAGGTAGTTCTTCACGATCAACCCGAAGAGGACCATTGGCGTCAGGATGACGATACCGATCGCCATCACCTGCCCCCAGAGAGTACCTGTTTGTGTGACGAGCTGTGCGGCGGCGACGGGGATCGTCTGTGTCTCATTGTTGGTGAAGATGAGCGCGAAGAGAAAGTCGTTCCATGCGAAGACGATCGAGATGATCGCGGTCGCGCCGATGCCGGGCAACACCAGCGGCAATGCGACCTTATAGAACGCCTGCCACTGGGTGGCACCGTCGATACGTGCGGCCTCTTCGAGGGCCTCCGGAACCTCATCGAAGAACGACCGCATCAGCCAGATGGCAAACGGGAGGTTGAACGTGGTGTACGCGATCACCAGCCCGAGCCGCGTGTTCAACAGTCCCGCGAACTGATAGAGGAGGTACAGCGGCACGATAACGACCGCGATCGGTGCCATCCGGGTGCTGATGATCCAGAACGCGAAATGCTTCTTGCCCTTAATTCGGAGCCGGGAAAGGCCGTACCCACCGAGTGTCCCAAACGTGATGGCGATCGCCGCCGATGCGATCGAGACGATGGCGCTGTTGAGGAGATATTTCGTCAACGGGTTCGACCCGAACAGGAGCTCCTGGTAGTACTGCAGCGTCGGCTCGAACAGGAGCTGCGGTGGCATCTGGAACATGCCGGAACGGACCTTGAGCGAGGACAGGAACATCCAGACGATGGGAACGAGCGTCCAGAGAATGAACAGCCCCAGGATGGTGTAGATGCCGAATCGCTGGAGGTACTCGCGCACGCCCGCGCCGTCTTGGCCCGGATGGGTAGCGTTACTCATCGCCGGCACCCCCCATGACGGATTCGACGAAGAAGATGCCAAGCAGAATCGTTGCCACGAGCATGACGGTCCCAAGGGCTGCGCCGTACCCGAGGTTGTAGAAGCGCAGCGCCTGTTCATAGACGAAAAAGCCGATGATCTTCGTCGAGCTGGCGGGACCGCCGCCCGTGGTGATGAAGATCTTCGTGAAGTACCGCATCAGGTCCATCGACCGCAGCAATAACGCGATAGCCAGCGCCGGCGTCAGCATCGGGAGCGTCACATACCGGAACTCCGACCAGAACGTCGCACCGTCCACACGGGCGGCCTCGTACAGTTGCTGTGGAATCGACTTGAGCCCGGCCAACACGATCAGTACGACGAGAGGCGTCCATTGCCAGGTGTCCATGACGATGACCGCGATCAGCGCGCTCGGGCGCGATCCGAGCACGGGTCCCCCCGTGGCGAGCCCGACCTGATTGAGCAGCCACGTGTAGAGCCCGAACGAGGGATCGAGGAGGAACTGCCACAGCAGTCCGACGACGACGGGGGCGATCATCATCGGCATGATGATGATCCCTGTCAGGACGTTCTCGCCGCGTGAGACGCGGTCCAATAGCACAGCGATCGCCGTACCTAGCGTGATTTGGATGGAAAGGGCTCCGCCGACGTAGAGCACCGTTACCTTCCACGAATTGATGACGGCATCGTTAAACATCGCTCGGTAGTTCTCAATTCCGACGAACATGGTCTGCTCGCCCGGGAGAACGGACATCTGCATGACCGAAAGCCAGAGCAACGCGACGAGCGGGACGATGCTCAAGATCCCGAGGACGATGACGCTCGGCGCGAGCAGGAGCGTCTCGAACGAGACCGGTAGCCGCTGGACGAGTCCGCCGGACTCCTCGGGCTCTTCGCCCACGTAGACGTTCGATTGTTGTGTTGCCATACCTTCTAATGATTTATTGCAAGGTGTTCGACCAACCGTCGTCAACGGCTTGCATCGTCTCCTCGGGCGATTTGTTACCAGCAATCATTCCCGAGAGTTCGGAGTAGAGCACCTCGTTGAGTTCCAGCCATCGCGGCGGTTTCGGTCGCATCCCGACGTAGTCCGCGGTCCAAGCCTCCTGGACTGGCGGAACGACGTTGGGGTACTCGCTTTCCTCGGTCGGTTGTTCCGCAGCCTGCTGGACCTCCTCACGTTCGTAGACGGAGTGGCGCGTCGGTGTCCCGCCCGCCATCTCGAGCGCGCGCATTTGGACCTCCGGGGAGGTCGCCCAGACGAGGAACTCCCACGCGGCCGCCTTCTCGGCGTCCGTGGAGTAGCCGTTGATAGCGAGGCCGGCCCCGCCATAGAGATTCACGGGCCGGTCGGATCCCTGGGGGAGCAACGCCCACCCGACGTTTTCGCTGACCTGGCTATCGTCCGGGTTGGCGAACATGGCGTTGAATTCGTGCCACTCGGGCGTCATCGCGATTTCGCTCTGGGCGAAGGCTTGACCGACACCGTCCCACGTCCACGACGTCGACCCAGGGTGAGCGATGTCAAGCAGTCGATTGTAGAACCGTGCGGCCTCGACGCCGTTTTCTCCCGAGAAGTTCGGCTGGGGATCGTCGGGCCATTCGTCGTCCATCCGACCGGAGAATCCTTCGACATCCTCGCCCCCATAGGCCCAGAACACGTTGTGGAAGTCACACTGTAGCGAGTCGTGTTGTTGAGCCTGATGTCCCGTCCCGTATTCGACTTCGTCGACGTTCTCGTTGATCCATTCGGCCATCTGATAGTACTCTTCCCACGTCCGTTCCCGGCCAGGCTCGAAGGGGAAGCCGAGATCGGATTCCGCTTGGTCCCCGTAGTTCTCTACGATGTCCGTCCGATACGCCCACAGCATGGTCGGACAGTCGTACGGAAGGCCACGGAGGTACTCCCCATCGCCGAAATACCCACACGCATCGAGGTGACTCTCGATGAAGTCGTCGATGCCGTTCGGGATATCCGCGTGCTCGTCGGACTCGATGTACGGATCCAACGGCTCCATGTCCGGATAGTACCGTGAACTGACGACATACGGGTCCGCGTAGAACACCTGAATGTTCCCGGACTGGCTGTTGATGTCGCTTGCCAGCCGCTCGGAGTAGTTCTCGAACGGGGTGAGGGTGATATCGACCTCGATCCCGGTTTCCTCGGTGAACTCGTCGATGATCTCGTTGATCGCCACGCTGGGTGGCGTCGACTCCGAAATGAAACTGATCGAGGAAGCCGGCTCTACATCCGATGGCGCGGACGCTTCCCCGTCATCGCCACCGCCCATACAGCCCGCAATGGACGCGATCCCGATCGCACTCCCTGTCTGAATGAATGTTCGCCGATCGACGCGTCGGTTGCCATGCCTTGTCATGTCAAACTCTACTGGACAACTATAATCATGCTCATTAATAAACTTTATTTCCATTATAATCAAATAGCTCATAGAAGTCTATAGAGGCTATACGCTGTTTTAACTTCATATTTCGTGGTGTAAAAATAGAAAATAAGATTTCATGATGTGTATTAAATATTCTCGGTCGTTCAGCCCCTACATTTTTATTGTATGGTAGTTTTTGACAGCCTGATGCGTTCAGCAGTACTCGCGGACATCGGAGAGTTCCAGATCGAAGAACGGGAACGTCCTGCTCCCGGTCCCGACGAGGTTCTGGTCCGGATACGGGACGTGGGTATCTGTGGATCGGACGTTCACTACTACGAACACGGACGAATCGGCGACTACGTCGTCGAGGGCCCGCTCGTTCTCGGCCACGAAAGCGCCGGCGAGATCGTTGAAACGGGCGAGGCAGTGACGGGGCTTGCCGTCGGTGATCGCGTCACGCTCGAGCCGGGCGTTCCGTGTCGTCGGTGTGCCCACTGTAAGCGTGGGGATTACCACCTCTGTGAGTCGGTGACGTTCATGGCGACGCCGCCGCATGACGGGGCCTTTACCGAATACGTCTCGTGGCCGGCGGACTACGCCTATAAACTGCCGGAGAACGTTTCCACGCGAGCAGGAGCGCTCTGTGAACCGCTTTCCGTCGGTATTCACGCCTGTCGACGCGGTAATGTCGGAACAGGTGATACGGTGCTCATTACTGGGGCCGGGCCGATTGGCCTGCTCACGATGGAGGCCGCCCGTGCCGCGGGGGCGACGGACATCCTCATTACGGATGTCGTCGCTGAGAAACTCGAGTTCGCGAAACAACGCGGCGCTGATTACGCGATCGATGTGAGCTCAACCGATCTCACGCCTGCCGTCGATGAGGCTACTGACGGGATCGGCGCTGATGTCGTCATCGAAGCGTCCGGAGCCGAACCGTCCATCCAATCGACGCTCGATGGCGTTCGGCGCGGTGGCACTATCGTCTTCGTCGGGCTCGCAAGCGAGGCGGAGATTCCATTGGATGTCATCGATATCATCGATAACGAACTCGACGTCCACGGCTCCTTCCGCTATAAGAACACCTACCCCGCTGCGGTGGATCTTCTCGCCGACGAGGTCGTCGATGTCGAGGGGATCATCGACTTCGAAACGGGTCTCGAATCGGTCGATGAAGCGTTCCAGCGCTCGATGGAGCCCGAGATCGTCAAAGGCATGATTTCGATCAATGACTGATCGCTTCGAGTATCGGTCTGAGCGCATGTCGCGAATCGGAACGGCGCGATTACACCAGATCTAGAATCCCATGTCTGTTTTGGATACATTCCGTCTAGACGGAGACACAGCGATCATAACCGGTGGAAACCGTGGCATCGGAAAAGGGATCGCCAGAGCGCTTGCCGAAGCTGGTGCTGACATCGTTGTAGCGAACCGGGATGCGGACTCAGGGGCTGCAGCCATCGAGGAAATCACCGCCGAGACCGGCGTCGATGGGGTAGCCATCCCAGTCGACATCACCGACGAAGCGAAAGTGGAAGCATTAGTTGAACAGGTGTCCGCCGAATTCGGTTCTATCGATATTCTCGTCAACAATGCTGGGATTACCTATAACGTTCGGGCCGAGCAGATGGAGCTCGACGACTGGGAGCGGGTTATCGACATCAATCTGACCGGTGTATTCCTCTGTGCGAAGCACGTCGGGATCGACATGATCGAAAACGACGGCGGTTCTATCATCAATATCTCGTCGATCTCCGCGTACATCGCCAATCATCCACAGCCACAGGTCGGCTACAACGCATCGAAAGCCGGCGTGGAAGGCCTCAAAACGCAGTTAGCGTCCGAATGGGCGAAGTACGGAATTCGTGTCAACAACATTAATCCCGGCTATATCCGGACGGATATGGTCAAAGACGTGCTTGAGAACGATCCGAAGATGGCGGCCGAATGGAAGCGGGAGATGCTTCTCGAGGATATGGCGGACCCGGATTCGATTGGAGCGTTAGCCGTCTATCTATCGTCCGACGCGTCTTGGTATATGACTGGCGAGTCGATCTCCATCGATGGCGGATATACGGTTCGCTGAAGTCCTTCTTCCGACTAGGTGGGTTCTTACGATGACGACGAAGATCGTCTATGGAGTCACCTGATCGGCTGTTAGGGTACTAAAACCGGCCGGGGAAGCCGGTCGAACATTTCATCGGTACCAAGCAGTTCGTTATAACTGCTGGCGTGGTCCGATATCGCATCACACATCATAACTCTTGCTATCGATGTCCTGGTCCAACCGATTGGCAAATCGACGGCGAGGCCGGCCCGCAGACGTGGTATCGAGGTGGTCTCGGCCATCGGTTGCAGTGCCGATCGTCAACGAAGATCTATCGACAGCGATCCTGCCAGCGCTCCACGCGAAGAAACGGGGATGGCGGAGCGGGGAGGGTCGCTGCGTTGGCGATGCGCAACGCAGACGAGGAGAGAGGAGGACTGATGCTCGCCGCCACGACCGGCCACGCGTGTAGAGCCGGGGGCGGCGATGATCAACGAAGCGTGAGCGACGGATACGTCCTCGATGGCGCTCGAGTCGATTTCGGCCGATAGGTGGCCGAGTATCGCTCGTACGCTCGTTTCGCAGCGGCTTGCTTTCGTTCACGGTCGCAGTGTGGACGCCTGCGAGAGTCCCCGTATTCGTATTCGCCGATAGCCTGGTTTTGGGAACGAGGGTACCCTCATCGACGTGTCCGTCCCCTGACGTACCGTATTCGACTACGACGGCCTGCCAGCACTCGGGCGCAGCCAGCCGATCCAGGGTTTCTCGCACTGCGCGTCCTGATGGCGTATTCACGCGGTAGTAATGGGGCTATGGAATGGACTGGGTCCGACTGTGTCCGCTCGACGGGACCAGAACGGGCGTCGATACGGGACGTGATCACTCGGTGATCCGCTACTCCCAGAACTCCGGGACCGTCGCGTCGATCTGATAGCCCTCGCCCTGATTGCTGTCGGACACAATCGTTCGGCGATCGCCGTCCATCGACAGCGGCCCCATGACGTTCGTTAAGAGGATGTCGCGGGTCTCGGTCCGGTGGAGTTCGTACCACTCGTCGCCGTCGACGCTCGCGAGCACGACCGAATCCGCCGCGGTATCGTTCATCGGCGAGTACCCAAACGGCATCAGACACAACTCGCGGCCGTCCTCGAGATCCTCGCGGATGTGCCAGCGTCGCCGAGCGTACATCTGCATGACGTCGTCGTCGGGATCGGTCTCGATCTCGACGTGGACCCGCTCGAAATCGCCCGCCTCTTCGGGTGTGTCGTCGGGGCCCTCGCGCTCCCAGCGAAGGATCCCCTCGGGCGTGCCGTCACTCCCGAGAACGACACAGTCTTTGAACGCGGCGACCTGCGTAACCATCGTGATGTCGCCCCGGTCGTCGATTGCCTCCCAAGAGTTCCCGAGGTCGTCTGCCACCAGTCGTCGCTAACCAGCACGCGCGGTCCGTCGCGTCCATAGACGCGGCCATCCGGGTCGACCCAGACGGGCTGGCCGGCCTCTCGCTCGTCGTGGACCTCGAGATCGTAATGGGTGTACGGCCGTCCGTCTCCCCCTTCCGGCTCGGGGTGTTCGGCATCCGAATCGGTATCGTCGGACTCGGTATCCCCGCTGACCGACTCCTCCGACGGCTCGTCCCCTGAACTGCCAAGGCAGCCCGCGAGCGCGACACTCGACCCTGTCGCTGCGACTGAGAGGGCGATAAACTGTCGTCTGTCCATACGATCAACAGCCGGTTGGATGATGGTTGTAAACTAGTTGCTAATTAGACATTACTATCTATGCGATAAATAATTCTCATCCTACCGGTGGATGAACCGGCATGGGTAGACGATCGTCCCCGAGAAAAACTCATTCCTCAGCCTCCTCGCTCGCCTCGACCCACTTGTCTCGGTCCGCTTCCCCGTAGCGATCATCAAACAGGCGCGTTACCCGATGGTGATCGTAGGCTTGCCGAAGTCGATCCAGGTCAGTAGTGAGTACGATCAGTGTTCGACATCCGGTTCTTCCGAACGCCGGGCGTCGACGCCGATAGATCCCCCGACCGCCAGCCCGCCGAGTCCCCATCCGTTCGGGGTTTGTCCACCCGCTACACGATATCGAACACCGACGAACGGATCGGGTGTGCTGAGTCCGTATCGTAGACATCAAAAATGTAACTTATAGCAGTAATTAGATATCACCAATGGTTTTAATAGAGATCATTTGATTAGAAGGTGATGTAGAGGTGTCTGTATCATATTCACGTACCATTCGTTCAAGTCGCTCTTGAACTCGTATCCTCGATCATAGCGGGGAGAGTCGTCGGTGATCGACAACACCCAGTCCGGGCCGGATAGCGCGCTGTATGCGGTGCATTGATCGGATCTCAGCGGAAAAAATAGCGAGTACCCACCGTCGCTGGAATCAACATAGTTGGACAGTGTGTGTCACACCTCGGAAGCGGTTCCGCTGGATGACTCAGTCATCTTCTGCCACCTCGACGACACCTCTTCGATTAGCCCGGTCGAAATCGGGCCGGATGGATGATCACAGCATGACGGGGGACGATGAATTACAGACATACTGACGTAATAGACGTGCTGAACTAGCGCGGCCGGAGCCCTACCGAGAGCGACCCTCATACGAGTGACCGGAGGAGACCAGGATCAGTTCGTCCACCGATACTGGACACCCGTTCTACCGTCGGGCGGACCCGATCACACCATCGTCGGTGGCGACGAATCGGATTGGATGTCGAGTCCCCGTAAAGCGGGGCACAGAGCCGGTCTCAG is part of the Halalkalicoccus sp. NIPERK01 genome and harbors:
- a CDS encoding carbohydrate ABC transporter permease — protein: MSNATHPGQDGAGVREYLQRFGIYTILGLFILWTLVPIVWMFLSSLKVRSGMFQMPPQLLFEPTLQYYQELLFGSNPLTKYLLNSAIVSIASAAIAITFGTLGGYGLSRLRIKGKKHFAFWIISTRMAPIAVVIVPLYLLYQFAGLLNTRLGLVIAYTTFNLPFAIWLMRSFFDEVPEALEEAARIDGATQWQAFYKVALPLVLPGIGATAIISIVFAWNDFLFALIFTNNETQTIPVAAAQLVTQTGTLWGQVMAIGIVILTPMVLFGLIVKNYLVSGLTMGAMKQ
- a CDS encoding carbohydrate ABC transporter permease; amino-acid sequence: MATQQSNVYVGEEPEESGGLVQRLPVSFETLLLAPSVIVLGILSIVPLVALLWLSVMQMSVLPGEQTMFVGIENYRAMFNDAVINSWKVTVLYVGGALSIQITLGTAIAVLLDRVSRGENVLTGIIIMPMMIAPVVVGLLWQFLLDPSFGLYTWLLNQVGLATGGPVLGSRPSALIAVIVMDTWQWTPLVVLIVLAGLKSIPQQLYEAARVDGATFWSEFRYVTLPMLTPALAIALLLRSMDLMRYFTKIFITTGGGPASSTKIIGFFVYEQALRFYNLGYGAALGTVMLVATILLGIFFVESVMGGAGDE
- a CDS encoding ABC transporter substrate-binding protein encodes the protein MSYLIIMEIKFINEHDYSCPVEFDMTRHGNRRVDRRTFIQTGSAIGIASIAGCMGGGDDGEASAPSDVEPASSISFISESTPPSVAINEIIDEFTEETGIEVDITLTPFENYSERLASDINSQSGNIQVFYADPYVVSSRYYPDMEPLDPYIESDEHADIPNGIDDFIESHLDACGYFGDGEYLRGLPYDCPTMLWAYRTDIVENYGDQAESDLGFPFEPGRERTWEEYYQMAEWINENVDEVEYGTGHQAQQHDSLQCDFHNVFWAYGGEDVEGFSGRMDDEWPDDPQPNFSGENGVEAARFYNRLLDIAHPGSTSWTWDGVGQAFAQSEIAMTPEWHEFNAMFANPDDSQVSENVGWALLPQGSDRPVNLYGGAGLAINGYSTDAEKAAAWEFLVWATSPEVQMRALEMAGGTPTRHSVYEREEVQQAAEQPTEESEYPNVVPPVQEAWTADYVGMRPKPPRWLELNEVLYSELSGMIAGNKSPEETMQAVDDGWSNTLQ
- a CDS encoding NAD(P)-dependent alcohol dehydrogenase, whose amino-acid sequence is MRSAVLADIGEFQIEERERPAPGPDEVLVRIRDVGICGSDVHYYEHGRIGDYVVEGPLVLGHESAGEIVETGEAVTGLAVGDRVTLEPGVPCRRCAHCKRGDYHLCESVTFMATPPHDGAFTEYVSWPADYAYKLPENVSTRAGALCEPLSVGIHACRRGNVGTGDTVLITGAGPIGLLTMEAARAAGATDILITDVVAEKLEFAKQRGADYAIDVSSTDLTPAVDEATDGIGADVVIEASGAEPSIQSTLDGVRRGGTIVFVGLASEAEIPLDVIDIIDNELDVHGSFRYKNTYPAAVDLLADEVVDVEGIIDFETGLESVDEAFQRSMEPEIVKGMISIND
- a CDS encoding SDR family NAD(P)-dependent oxidoreductase — its product is MSVLDTFRLDGDTAIITGGNRGIGKGIARALAEAGADIVVANRDADSGAAAIEEITAETGVDGVAIPVDITDEAKVEALVEQVSAEFGSIDILVNNAGITYNVRAEQMELDDWERVIDINLTGVFLCAKHVGIDMIENDGGSIINISSISAYIANHPQPQVGYNASKAGVEGLKTQLASEWAKYGIRVNNINPGYIRTDMVKDVLENDPKMAAEWKREMLLEDMADPDSIGALAVYLSSDASWYMTGESISIDGGYTVR